Genomic segment of Variovorax sp. OAS795:
TCCGCGGCGGGGATGCCGCCGCCGACTGGATTGTCTTGCTGGCTTCCTATGAGACGCAGGCCCTGCAAAACGCCCTGGCCAACGACCTGTCGCCGCAGCGTCTCCAGGCTGCAGGCGCCCTTGCGGCCATGACACACGACATCTACGCCCTGTGCCATTCACTGGGCAAGCATGACTTGCAGCCTGCCGCGCAAGGCGGGGCAGCGTAAGTCCCAGAGGCATCGCCGCCCACGCCACGCATCGCAATTCGCGCTACATGGCCCGGAACAGGTGCCCGAACGCACGGCTGACCTTGAGCGATCGCTGGAGGCCCCGCACCGACAGGCTGTAGCTCCCGTTCTCTTCGCGGGTGGCGCTCACGATGCAGTGGGTGTTGACGAGCACGCCGCGATGCACCTGCGTGAAGTCGGCCGCGTCGATCCGCGACACCAGGTCGCGCAGGCTCATGCGCACGAGCGCCTCGCCTTGGGCCGTGACGACATTGACGTACTTCTCGGCGGCTTCTAGGCAGATCACCTCCGTGACCGGGATCATCCGCACGGTGTTGCCTACGCCAGCGCGGATCACCTTGATCTTCTCGGGAGCGTCGGGCGCATCGGTGATCGACTGAACGCGCTGCATCAGGGCCGCCATGCCGCCGGCAGCCGGTGTCAGGGCGCGCTCGTGCAGCCTTTGCTTCAGGCGTTGCACGCAGACCTGCAAGCGTTCGGGCGTGGCCGGCTTGAGCATGTAGTCCATCGCCGCATGCTCGAACGCCGAGATCGCGAAATTGTCGTACGCGGTGATGAAGACGAAGAGCGGTTCAGCCCGGTCGTCGGGCCACTCGTCGGCGACGGCCTCGGCCACTTCCAGGCCCGTCTTGCCGGGCATCTTGATGTCCAGGAACATCACGTCAGGGGCCAGGGTCTGGGCCAGTTCGAGCGCCCTCAGGCCATCTTCGGCGACGCCCGCGATCGTCAGCTCGGGCCAGGCCTGGAGCAACAACCGCTGCAGTGTTCTCGACAGCACCGGTTCGTCTTCGGCAATCACGGCGCGCCACGCGTTCATGATGGGATCCTCACGACCGCGCGAACGCCGCACGGCGATCGAGCTTGCAGGGTCAGGGACGCACGCAAGCCATAGAGGGCCTGGAGGCGGTCGCGCACGTTCTCCAGGCCGGAGCCGCAAACAGTGCCGGCATCATCGCCACGCCAAGCGGGCGGGTGCGGCGACAAGCCCAGGCCGGTATCGTCTATCGAGACTTCGATGCGCCCCTCGATCGACCGCGCCAGCACTTCGATGCTTCCTGCACCCAGCTTCGGTTCCAGGCCGTGCTTGATGGCATTCTCGACCAGCGGCTGCAACAGCATCGGCGGGATGGCGATGCGCTCCAGTTCGGCGGGCAAGTCGAGCCGGTAGGCCAGCCTGGGCCCCATGCGCAAGGACATGATGTCGAGGTACGCCCTCAACTGCGAGAACTCCGACTTCAGCGTTGTCGCTTCGTCGCGCGACGCTGCATGCGTGCTGCGCAGGTAGACGATCAGCTGGTCGATCATGCGCTCGGCCTGTCGCGGGTCCTCGTCGACGAGCGAGCGCAGGTTCGCCAGCGTGTTGAACAGCATGTGCGGCTCGAGTTGCGCGCGCAGCAGCCGCAATTCCGATTCGGTGGCGAGGCGCTGGGCATCGGATCGCGCAACGGCCTCTTTGGCGAGCTGGTCACGCGTCGCAGCGACGTAGAGGACGAACGCTGCCAGCACCAGGCCGAATGCGAACGCCACCATGTAGTCGGTTCCATGACCCACGACGCCGCCGACCGGTTCGTCCAGGATCAGGAGCGCGACCATGTGCCCCCCGAAATATCCCGCTGGGATGGCGATCGCGCCGGTGAGAAGCCAGCGGGGCAGGGCCTGCATTCGCATCAGCCGTCTCGAGCGGCCAAGCACCGCGACGCACGCGATGAACACCATGCCGACACATTCGATGAAGACGAACAGGCGAGACAGCGTCCCGAGCGCAGGAGCAGCCCAGAAGAGCAACACGGCCGCGATGGCGCACAGCAGGAACGACCCGGCCGTCAGCCGCGCCGCGCCCAGCCAGCGGGCCGGAATGGAGGAATCAACGCTGATCACTGGCACAAGCGGGTTGCATCGCGGAACTGTAAAGGTAGGTGCGCCATGCCGCTACTGATTGGAGGGCCCGTGGCGCGGATTTGTCCTCGAGCCGTCGGTTGGGGCGACCGAACGGCGACCGCTCGATACCGCCTGGCGACTGCTCGCGCCCTCGGCCGGGCGTTTGGGCGCCAAACCGGATGCGCGCCTGGCGACGACCGCCGAAAGTGCGGACCTCACCACTGGAGTCTCCATGCAACGATCCTCTCTTTCAAATGCGCTGCTTTGCGCCGTGGCCGCCGTCTGCGCAGCCGTCGTCACGACGAACGCACAGGCCTTCGACGGCATCGTGGAAAAGCAGGTGTTCAACCTGCCCGCCTACACGACCGTCAACGGCCAGCCCATCAAGGGCGTGCGCATCGGCTATGAAACCTATGGCCGCCTGAATGCTGCGCGGGACAACGTGATCCTCATCAACCACTTCATCACCGGCACCTCGCACGCTGCCGGCCGGTATGCGGCAAGCGACGCCGCGCCGGGCTACTGGGACACGATCATCGGCGCCGGCCTGCCGATCGATACCGAGCGGTTCTTCGTCATCGCGACCGACGCGTTGGCCAACCCCAATCGCGCATCGGCGACCGTTGTCAGCACCGGCCCCGCCAGCATCGATGCCGCCACCGGCAAGCCGTATGGCATGCGCTTCCCGGTGCTGGCCGCGCGGGACACGGTGGAGGTGCAGAAGGCGCTGCTCGATTCGTTGGGCGTTCGAACCCTCTACGCGGTGGCTGGTGCTTCGGCTGGCGCCTGGATGTCGGTGGAATGGGCCTCGGCCTACCCGGACCGCGTGCAGCGCCTGGTGTCCATCGTGGGACCTGGCGTCGACAGCCCGGCCTACGCCATCGCCAAGATGAGCTCGTGGGGTGCGGCCGTGAGGCTGGACCCGAACTGGGCCAATGGCGACTACCACGGCAAGGCCGAGCCGCTGGCGGGCATGACGCAGGCCATGCGGCAGGTCACGCTCGACGCGCTCAGCTTCGCCTGGGCCGACAAAGCTTTCGGACAGAAGTGGGCCGACCCTGGCAAGAACCCCGGCGACGCGGCGGCGAATCAATTCGCGGTCGATGCCACCCTCGAGAAGATCGGCGAAGCGCGTGCCAGGGGCATGGACGCCAACAGCTGGCTGTACACGCTGAAGGCCTTGCAGTTGCCCAGCGCCAAACCAGACCGCATCAAGGCCAGGTCGCTGTTCGTGGGTATCAGCTCGGATCAGATCTTTCCGCCGCACTTGTCGAAACGCGCAGCCGAGACCCTCAAGGCGCAAGGCACCCCGGCAGAGTATGTCGAGTTGAACAGTCCCGGTGGCCATGCCGACGCACTGGGTGCCACGGTCGCCCAGGCCGGGCCGGCGATTGCGTCGCTGCTGGCCAGGTAGGCACGCGGTGAGTGGACCCGGATGCGCCGTGGCCGCGGCCCCTGGGCTGCTGCAAAATGAACGATCGTCCCGTGTCGACTGTCCGCGGGCTCGTTCGTCGTGTCGGTAGAGGGTCGTCCTCTGCACTTCAGGAGAAATCACCATGGTCACCACCAACACCGTCCGTCTTCACCGAGTGCTGCGCGCACCGCCGGAGCGGGTCTACCGTGCCTTCGTCGAACCCGGCGCGTTCGAGCGCTGGCTGCCGCCTTTCGGGTTCACGGGCAAGGTCCACGGCATGGATCCCGTGGTCGGCGGTGCCTGGCGCATGTCCTTCACGGCGTTCGCAAGCGGCCATAGCCATTCTTTCGGCGGCAAGTACCTCGAACTCGTGCCGGGCCAGCGCATCGCCTACGACGCAAGCTTCGACGACCCCAACCTGCCCGGCACCATGAAGACCACGGTGACGCTGACCGCGGTGTCGTGCGGCACCGAGATGTCGGTCGTGCAGGAAGGCATTCCCGACGTGATCCCTGCGGAGATGTGCTACCTGGGCTGGCAGGAATCCCTGGTGGCGCTGGCCCAGTTGGTCGAGCCCGAGATTCCGGGTTGAACGGCGCCGGTCAGCCGCCGCTGGGCAACCGGCCGATGATGAGCTCGGCCATCGGCGAAGGGGTTCGGCCCCGCACCGTCACGACGCCCATGGCCGAGGATTGCTCCGGAAGGTCCGTGACTTCCAGCGCGTGAAGGCGGCCTGACGCGACCTCGTGCGCCACCGCGGCATGCGGCGCGGCAAGAACCGAATCGCACGCGAGCGCTACCGCCTTCAGCACCTCCACGTCGTCGCACTCGAGCGCGACGGCGAGCGCGTCCGGCGAGGGGAGGCCGAGCAGGCGCGAGACCACGGCCCTGACGCCGGCCGGCAGCCGCACCGAAAGAACGCCATGCGACCAGAGTTGCTGCAGCGTGACGGGTTTTCGCGGCTTCAGAAGCGGGTGGCCGTGGCGCACGTAGAAGCCGCCGGGCTCGCGGCGCAGGGCGCGCACATGCAGGTTCGGGTCCGGCGGCAGGTCCCGCGTGTCGGCGACGAAAAACTCGATGTCCTCCTCGCGCAGGCGCTTGAGCAGCAGCTGCCAGTTGCTGATCTCCACGCGCAGGTTGATGCCCGGGAATTCGCGCCGCATGTCCGCCATCAGCTGCGACAGGAAGGTCGCTGCCGGGAACGGGCCGACGCCGAAGGCCGTGTCGCCCAGGCTGCGGCTGCGGTAGAGCTCGACATCGCGTTGCAGGCAACGGCTGTTGAAGACGAGCTGCCGGGCACGCGCAATGACGAATTCACCGGCGGGCGTGGCGACCACCTCGCTGGTTCCGCGGTCGAACAGCCTGAGGCCCAGTTCCGCTTCCGCCGCCTGGATGCTGCGGGTGAGGGCCGGCTGGCTCAGGTGCACCTGCTCGGCCGCGCGGATGAAGCTTCGCCGGTCGGCAAGGGCGACGACATGGGTCCAGCGCTTGAGGTCCATCAGGGCCGCTCCTTCGGAGTGATTGCATCCATTGCATCGATTCTGGGTTCAATATGCATTGGACTCAATCGGTGTTCACCAGAAGAATTGCACCGCAGGCCATCGGTGTTCACGCAGAGGAACCGGGCCGCCATTCCAACCAAGGAGACAACCTGGTGAACCTCGTTCAGAACGTCGTGCTGGTCGCGATCATTCTCTTTTTTGCGGTGCTGGAGATTCGCTCCCGCAAGCACGAACACTTTCACGCCACGGCGGACGACACCAAGCTGGAACTGTTCATGTTCCTTGCACTGCTGGCGGTCTCGCAGCCCTTCATCTTCGCGGTGACGGCCAAGCTGGCTGCCGTGGCGATGCCGGCGCAGCGCGACGCCTGGGCCTGGCTGCCGTGGTGGGCCATGGGCGCCATCCTGCTGGTGGCCGACGACATGACGCAGTACTGGTGGCACCGTGCCTCGCACTCGCCGCTGCTGTGGCCCTTGCATCGGGCACACCACACGGCGCACTACATGAGCATCCGCATCACCTACCGCAACAACTTCTTCTACTACCTCATGATGCCGGGGCTGTGGGCCTCGGGCGTGCTGATCTACCTGGGCCTGGGCAATGCCTACCTGGTCTACATCGTGATCAAGCTCGCGGTGATCCTCGGCGCGCACAGCGCGGTGCCGTGGGACGCGCCGCTGTACCGCGTGAAGTGGCTGCACCCGCTCGCCTGGGTGCTGGAGCGCACGGTGGTCACGCCCGCCACGCACTGGGCGCACCATGCACTCACCAACGACGACGGGATCGGGCACTACAAGGGCAATTTCGGCAACCTCCTGTTCATCTGGGATCTGCTCTTCGGCACGGCCAAGATCACCCGGCGCTACCCGCCCAAGGTCGGTCTGCAGGATGATCTGCTTTTTGGCAAGGAGCGCTGGTTCGTGGAAATGTTCTATCCCCTGGTCCATTCGCGCCGGGCGCACTCGGCCCTGGTGCCCGGCGGCCGGGCCTACGAAGAGGCGAAGCCCCACGGCGACGCGATGCAGCACGTCCCCGCGGCGGAGCCCCGGCCATGAATGCCGTGCCCGTGTCCATGATTCCCCACGCAGGCGATGCGGCGGAGATCCAGCGCATGCAGTGGGTGTTCGACAGGCAGCGCACGGCGTTCGAGGCCGCTCCATTTCCCGAACTCGCGGCGCGCAGGGCCAAGCTGCGCCGGCTGATCGACATGCTGCGCCGCCACCAGAACGACATCGTCGCGGCGGTGAACGCGGACTTCGGCGTGCGCGCCGGTGCCGAGACCAAGCTGGTCGAGGTGATGGGGCCGATTCTCGAGGCCCGGCATGCCTTGTCGCACATGCGCCAATGGATGAAGCCGCGCCGGCGCAGCACCGAACTGCTGTTTCTCACCAACAGTGCCTGGATCGAATACCAGCCCAAGGGCGTGGTGGGCATCATCGGCACCTGGAACTTCCCGTTGTACCTGACCCTCGGGCCTCTGATCGCGGCCTTGGCCGCGGGCAACCGCGCGATGATCAAGACCTCGGAGTTCTCGCCGCGCACCACCGCGCTGCTGCGCACCATGCTCGGTGAATGCTTTGCCGAAGACGAGGTGGCCGTGGTGGGCGGCGCGATCGATGCGGCGCAGGCCTTCAATGCGCTGCCGTTCAATCACCTCGTCTTCACCGGCTCGCCGAGAATCGGCCGCGAGGTCATGCGGGCGGCGGCCGCCAATCTGACGCCGGTCACGCTCGAGCTCGGAGGAAAGTCGCCCGCCATCGTCGGCCCCGATGCCGACCTGCGCGACGCGGCGCTGCGCATCGCCCACGGCAAGGCCTTCAACGCGGGGCAGATCTGCGTGGCGCCCGACTACGCGCTGGTGCCGCGCGGCAAGTCGGCCGAGTTTGCCGCCGCCGTGCGCGATGCGTTCGGCAAGCTGTACCCGCGCATTCGCGGCAACGCCGAATACACCAGCATCGTCACCGAGCGCCACGCGGCGCGGCTGCGCCAGCTGCTCGACGACGCCCGCTCCAGGGGCGCCACGCTGCTGACGTGCGGCGACGTGGTGGGCGCCGGCCGGCAGATGGCGCTGACCGTCGTGACCGGCGTCGACGAGCACATGCAGTTGATGCAGGAAGAGATCTTCGGCCCCATCCTGCCGGTGCTCGAATACGACAGCCTGGACGATGCGCTCGCGCTGGTGCGGCGCGGCGAGCGGCCGTTGTCGCTCTATGCCTTCGGCCTGGGCCGCGGCGACCAGCAGCGCGTGCTGCGGGAAACCCATGCCGGCGGCGTCACGCTCAACGACTGGGGCTGGCATGTGTTCCAGCACGACCTGCCCTTCGGCGGCAGCGGCAATTCGGGCATGGGCACCTACCATGCGGAAGAGGGCTTTCGCGAACTCTCGCACGCGAAGTCCGTGTTCAAGCGCAGGCGATGGTTCCCGGTCGGCCTGTTCTACCCCCCGTACGGCAACTGGGTGCAACGGCTCTCGATGCGGTTCTACCTTGGCAAAGGGGACTGACGCGGCCCCCTGTAGGCACCCTCCGACAGCAACCGAGGTCCATCGCGCACGGCGCGTCCCGGCGTCGAGCGCCAAATCGGGACGTTGTTGGCTTCAAGGAGATGCACGATGTCCATGACCGGCAGAGCACTGGGCGCAACGTGCCTTGCGCTCGCATTCTTCGGCGCGGCGGCGCAGACCGGAACGACGGGAGCGCCCCCCACACACCCGGCGACCGGTGGCAGCGACGCCACATCCACGCCGAGCCCGACCACCCCTCCCACGCATCCGGCCGGCGGCACCAGTGCCGCCACGCCGGAGGCCGCGCGCGAGCAGAACCCGATCCTCAAGAACTCGCCCTCGTCGGACGATGCCAAGCAAGGCGCGGGAAGCAGTGCCACGCGCGCCGGCACGAATCCGGATCCGACGTCGAAGGACGGCATGCCCACGCACCCCGCGGTGCAATCGAAGTAGGCCGCCGGCACGGATCTCCGGTGCCGTCCTCTGCGCCGGCAAACGGGAAGGTCAGGGGGCGCGCGCCGGCACGCGGCTCTCCAGCGCGGGCGGCAGCCAATCGGGGCGAATGTGGCAGCCGTTCTTGCCGTCGATGTCGTAGCGCGGCGCCAGCGATGCGCAGCGCTGCGCAAGACCTTGGGGCGTGGGCTTCTCGCCTTTGTCGATCCAGTCGAGCAGCGCGTCGAAGAGCGCGGGGTATTCCGAGTCGCTCAGGTAGCTGTGCTCGCGCTCCGCACTGAAGCTCTGCACCAGCTGCCCACCGGTGCCGGCCGCATCGCGGATGCGGCGGTAGGCACTCTCGAGTTCGACGAATGCGGTCGGGTCGTCGATGGCGTGCAGGCTCAGCGTGGGCAGCGCGGTGCGTCCGGTCGGCTGGCTGTCCGCCGCCAGCGCGCCCTTGGCCTGCGGATCGGCGGCATAGCGCAGCACGCCCGCATTGAGCGCCGCATCGTCGGCCGAGCCCTGGTAGACCACGCCGATGTTGCCGAACGGATTGCGGCCGCCCAGGCGTTCCTGCACCAGGTCCTGGAACAGCCAGGTCGCCCAGTTCAGATGGCCGATCAGCGAGCGCTCCTGGATCTTCACCACTGAGAGAATGGCCGCGAGCCGCGCGGCCTGTTCGGGCGTGCGCTGTGCTGCGGGCGTGCCGAGCCCGGTGCATTCCCCGACGCGCGCGGCGAGCTCGGCGCGCGTCAGCTTCGAGCCGGTGGGCAGGCCCATCCACAGCGGGTACTGCGGCTCGTCCGGGCGCGGATGGTTGCGGCACACGTGCTGGTAGACCACGCGCAGGTCGAGCCGGAAGTCGTACGCGCTGTTGCCGCCGCCGAGCACGCCGCTCGTGAGCAGGAGGCCGTCGTACGGCGACTTCGCGCCGCCTGCGGGCGCATAGAGCTCGGCCGCCTTGGCCGCCACCCCGGCGCCGTAGCTCTGGCCATGCAGCAGCGTGCGGCGGGGCTGGCCGAAATGGCGCACGACGATCTGGCGCAGCCGCTCGGTGTCCTCGGCCGCCATCGTCACGCCGTAGCCGCCGCGGCGGTAGGTGGAGCCGGCCCACGCATGGCCGGCCTTCACGGTGATGGCCCAGCGCTTGAGGTCTTCCTGGCTGCGCGCCAGCGTGGGCGGCCCGGTCTCGGGGCCGCCGTGGGCATGCATCACGAGCACGCCGCGGTTCCAGTCTTTGGGCATTGCGATCCAGTAGAACGCGCCGCGGCCGTCTTCGCCCGTGTAGCAGCGTGCGTCCTCCGGAACGGGCGCGGGGCAGGCCGTGGCCTTGGGCGCCGAGGTGGCCGCACCTGCGGCATGCGGCAGCGCCAGGCCGAGCAGCGCGCAAGCGGCCAGCATGAAGAGTCGTTTGTGCAATGGAGTCTCCCGATTTCCAGCGCCGCGTTCGTTCCTGCCGTGGAGACGAAACCGAGGACGCCGCTGCCGAAGATGATAGGACCCTCGCGCCCGGGGCGCGCACAAGCAGTCGTGCGCCCATGGACAAGTGCCGCGGCGGCGCAGCTCCTACGCTCGGATGGTGCGGTGCAGCAGGCTGGCGTGGTGCCAGCCGGCTTGCGCCGTCTCCACAGGAGCCTCGGACCATGCCACACCTTCCCCTCCCGGCCGGACGCTGCGTCCGGCTTCGCGCTTTCTTGCGGGCCCGCCTGCGCGGCGCGGCCGTCGCGGCGATCGGCCTCTCGGCCCTTGCGCTGGCCGCCGCGCCGGCGCATGCCGAGGCTTTCAAGGCGCCCGCCGAATGCGCCGCGCTGCAAGCCAAGTACCCGCAGTTCAAGGGCAAGGCGCTGGTCAACGCGATCAACCCGCACACGCCCGGCTACGAAACCATCGACCCCAAGGATCCGAACAAGTACATCGGCTTCGACATCGACCTGGGCGAGACCATCGGCGGCTGCCTGGGCTTCACGCTGACCTACAAGCCCGTGACCTTTGCGGCGCTGCTGACCACGCTGCAGGCGGGGCAGGCGGACATCGTCATCTCCGACATCTACGCCACCGAGGAGCGCGCCAAGGCGGCCGACTTCATCACCTACTCGAAGGTGTTCGACGGCGTGCTGGTGGCCAAGGGCAACCCGAAGAAGATCACCGGCATCAACCCGTCGCTGTGCGGCACCGTGGCGGCCGAGAACACGGGCTATGTCGAGGTGCCGCTGATCCAGGCGCTTGCGCCGCAGTGCAAGGCGGTGGGCAAGCCCGAGCCCGAGATCCAGCTCTACGACAACAACCAGAACTGCATCCAGGCCATCCTCGCCGGCCGCGCCGACACCTACATCAACGACGTCAACACCGTCGACAGTGCCGTCAAGGCCTATCCCGACAAGCTGGAGAAGGCGGCCGCGGTCACGCTGCCCTACTCGGTGGGTATCGCCGTGCCCAAGGGCAAGACGGACTTCCGGGACGCCGTGATGGCCGCGCTGGTGGCGATCCAGAAGGCCGGGATCCAGGCCGAGCTGCTCAAGAAGAACGGCCTGCCGGTCGAGAACCTCGAGGCGCCGCGCCTGCTCGTGGCCAAGTGACATGAAGCCCCCACGCGCACTTCGTCCGCTGCCCCGCCAGGCGGGGCGCAACTGACATGGACCTGTTCCTCCATTACCTCTCCATGCCCTACCTGATCCAGGGCATCGTCTTCACGCTGGCAGCCACGGGCATCGGATTGGCGGGCGGGATGGTGGTGGGGCTGCTGCTCGCGGCCATGCAGCTGAGCCGCTTCAAGCCGCTGGCGGCCTTCGCCCGCGGCTATGCGGTGATCTTCCGCGGCACGCCGCTGGCGCTGCAGATGATCTTCGTCTACAACGCGCTGCCGCATGTCGGCATCGTGCTGCCCGGCCTGCTGGCCGCGGGCGTGGCGCTGGCGTTCAACGAGGCCACGTTCATTGCAGAGATGTTCCGCTCGGGCGTGGTCGGCGTGGAGCGCGGCCAGGTGGTGGCCGGCCAGGCGCTGGGCATGACGCCGCGCGTGCTGATGCGCCGCATCGTCGCGCCACAGGCCCTGCGCTCGATGATTCCCGCGATGGGCAACGAGGCGGTGAGCACGCTGAAGAACTCCTCGCTCGCCTCGGTGATCGCGGTGCAGGAACTCACGCTGCGCAGTTCGCAGCTGGCCTCGTCGACCTTCGATTTCTTTTCCGTCTTCTTCGCCTCCGGGCTGATCTACCTGGTGCTGACCGGTGCGATCAGCCTCGTGCAGCTGGCGCTCGAAGCGCGCTTCGACCTCGACCGCCCGGCCGCGCCGCGCGGGCTGGCGCGGTGGCTGCCGTGGCAGCGCGCCGCGGCCCCCGTGCGTGCACAAGAAGCTGCTGCGCCGGACATGCACGCGGCCGCTTCCGACAATGCGGCACCGGTCACGACGCCGGCCTCCGGGATGCCCGCTCCCGAACGCGCCGCGCGCGCTGCGCGGCTGGCCGCCGCACCGGTCGCCTTGCGCATCGGCGGCGTGTCCAAGGCCTATGGGCAGCAACCCGTGCTCAGGGACCTGAGCCTCACGGTGCAGGCCGGCGAGGTCGTGGCCCTGCTCGGCCCGAGCGGCTCGGGCAAGAGCACGCTCCTGCGCTGCATCAACCATCTCGAAAGCTGGGACGCCGGACAGATCCACGTCGGCGGCCACCGGCTCGGCTTTCGCCCCGACGGCCAGCTCATGAACCCGAGCGACCTGGCGCGCGAGCGCGGGCGGCTGGGCGTGGGCATGCTGTTCCAGCAGTTCAACCTGTTCGCCCATCTCACGGCGCGCGAGAACGTGGCCGGCCCGCTGCGCTGGGTGCATGGCTGGACGGCCGAGGACGCCGATCGGCGCGCGCGCGAACTGCTGGCGCGCGTGGGCCTCGCCCACCGCGTCGACGCGCTGCCGCGCCACCTGTCGGGCGGGCAGCAGCAGCGCGTGGCCATTGCCCGCGCACTGGCGCCCGGACCCAGCGTGCTGCTGCTGGACGAGCCCACCTCGGCACTCGATCCCGAACTGGTCAACGAGGTGCTGGAGGTGATCCGCCGCCTTGCGGTCGAGGAAGGATTGACCATGGTCATCTCCACCCACCAGCTGCGCTTTGCCGCCGAGGTGGCCGACCGCGTGGTCTTTCTTTCCGGCGGCCGCATCGTCGAGAGCGGTCCGGCGCTCGAGGTGCTGCAGCACCCGCGCCATCGCGAGACCGCCCGTTTTCTCAACGTGATGTCGGCCGACGTGCTGCCGGTCGGCTCCCCGCCCATGCCAATGCCCGTGCCCGCCTGAGCGCCGCCCCAAAAGGATTTCATGAAGCATCACATCCTGCCCGTCTCTCCCCACACCGTCCACTGGGGCTATTTCAGCAAGGCGGTCGCGCCCTCGCTCGTCGTGAAGTCCGGCGACCGCGTGACGATCGAGACCCTGACCCACCACGCCAACGACGACCACGAACGCATGGTCGCCGGCGACCCGGGCGCCGAATCGGTGTTCGCGTGGACGCGCGAGCACAAGGCCGTGCCGCGGCGTGGCGCCGGGCCCGTGGAAGGGCCGTTCAAGCTCGGCGAAGGCGAGGGCGTGGGCGTGCACCTGCTGACCGGCCCCGTCGTCGTCGAAGGCGCGGAGCCGGGCGACGTGCTGGAGGTGCGCATTCTCGATGTGCGGCCCCGGCCCAGCTGCAACCATTGCTACGCGGGCCGCTGCTTCGGCTCGAACGTGGCCGCGTCCTGGGGCTTCCATTTTCGCGACCTGATCGAGGAGCCCAAGCCGCGCGAGGTGGTGACCATCTTCGAGCTCGACACTTCGGGCGAGCCCTTCGCGCGCGCCGTCTACAACTACGTGTGGACGCCGCAGACCGACCCCGATGGCGTGGTGCACCGCATGATCGACTACCCCGGCGTGCGCGTGGACCACACGCTGGTGCGCAAGCGCGAAGACATCCTGCGCAACGTCAAGGTGCCGGCGCGGCTGCACTTCGGCACCATGGGTCTCGCGCCGTCGGAGTCCGACTTCGT
This window contains:
- a CDS encoding LytTR family DNA-binding domain-containing protein, which gives rise to MNAWRAVIAEDEPVLSRTLQRLLLQAWPELTIAGVAEDGLRALELAQTLAPDVMFLDIKMPGKTGLEVAEAVADEWPDDRAEPLFVFITAYDNFAISAFEHAAMDYMLKPATPERLQVCVQRLKQRLHERALTPAAGGMAALMQRVQSITDAPDAPEKIKVIRAGVGNTVRMIPVTEVICLEAAEKYVNVVTAQGEALVRMSLRDLVSRIDAADFTQVHRGVLVNTHCIVSATREENGSYSLSVRGLQRSLKVSRAFGHLFRAM
- a CDS encoding histidine kinase, which encodes MISVDSSIPARWLGAARLTAGSFLLCAIAAVLLFWAAPALGTLSRLFVFIECVGMVFIACVAVLGRSRRLMRMQALPRWLLTGAIAIPAGYFGGHMVALLILDEPVGGVVGHGTDYMVAFAFGLVLAAFVLYVAATRDQLAKEAVARSDAQRLATESELRLLRAQLEPHMLFNTLANLRSLVDEDPRQAERMIDQLIVYLRSTHAASRDEATTLKSEFSQLRAYLDIMSLRMGPRLAYRLDLPAELERIAIPPMLLQPLVENAIKHGLEPKLGAGSIEVLARSIEGRIEVSIDDTGLGLSPHPPAWRGDDAGTVCGSGLENVRDRLQALYGLRASLTLQARSPCGVRAVVRIPS
- a CDS encoding homoserine O-acetyltransferase: MQRSSLSNALLCAVAAVCAAVVTTNAQAFDGIVEKQVFNLPAYTTVNGQPIKGVRIGYETYGRLNAARDNVILINHFITGTSHAAGRYAASDAAPGYWDTIIGAGLPIDTERFFVIATDALANPNRASATVVSTGPASIDAATGKPYGMRFPVLAARDTVEVQKALLDSLGVRTLYAVAGASAGAWMSVEWASAYPDRVQRLVSIVGPGVDSPAYAIAKMSSWGAAVRLDPNWANGDYHGKAEPLAGMTQAMRQVTLDALSFAWADKAFGQKWADPGKNPGDAAANQFAVDATLEKIGEARARGMDANSWLYTLKALQLPSAKPDRIKARSLFVGISSDQIFPPHLSKRAAETLKAQGTPAEYVELNSPGGHADALGATVAQAGPAIASLLAR
- a CDS encoding SRPBCC family protein, whose amino-acid sequence is MVTTNTVRLHRVLRAPPERVYRAFVEPGAFERWLPPFGFTGKVHGMDPVVGGAWRMSFTAFASGHSHSFGGKYLELVPGQRIAYDASFDDPNLPGTMKTTVTLTAVSCGTEMSVVQEGIPDVIPAEMCYLGWQESLVALAQLVEPEIPG
- a CDS encoding LysR family transcriptional regulator; this encodes MDLKRWTHVVALADRRSFIRAAEQVHLSQPALTRSIQAAEAELGLRLFDRGTSEVVATPAGEFVIARARQLVFNSRCLQRDVELYRSRSLGDTAFGVGPFPAATFLSQLMADMRREFPGINLRVEISNWQLLLKRLREEDIEFFVADTRDLPPDPNLHVRALRREPGGFYVRHGHPLLKPRKPVTLQQLWSHGVLSVRLPAGVRAVVSRLLGLPSPDALAVALECDDVEVLKAVALACDSVLAAPHAAVAHEVASGRLHALEVTDLPEQSSAMGVVTVRGRTPSPMAELIIGRLPSGG
- a CDS encoding sterol desaturase family protein; this translates as MVNLVQNVVLVAIILFFAVLEIRSRKHEHFHATADDTKLELFMFLALLAVSQPFIFAVTAKLAAVAMPAQRDAWAWLPWWAMGAILLVADDMTQYWWHRASHSPLLWPLHRAHHTAHYMSIRITYRNNFFYYLMMPGLWASGVLIYLGLGNAYLVYIVIKLAVILGAHSAVPWDAPLYRVKWLHPLAWVLERTVVTPATHWAHHALTNDDGIGHYKGNFGNLLFIWDLLFGTAKITRRYPPKVGLQDDLLFGKERWFVEMFYPLVHSRRAHSALVPGGRAYEEAKPHGDAMQHVPAAEPRP
- a CDS encoding coniferyl aldehyde dehydrogenase, yielding MNAVPVSMIPHAGDAAEIQRMQWVFDRQRTAFEAAPFPELAARRAKLRRLIDMLRRHQNDIVAAVNADFGVRAGAETKLVEVMGPILEARHALSHMRQWMKPRRRSTELLFLTNSAWIEYQPKGVVGIIGTWNFPLYLTLGPLIAALAAGNRAMIKTSEFSPRTTALLRTMLGECFAEDEVAVVGGAIDAAQAFNALPFNHLVFTGSPRIGREVMRAAAANLTPVTLELGGKSPAIVGPDADLRDAALRIAHGKAFNAGQICVAPDYALVPRGKSAEFAAAVRDAFGKLYPRIRGNAEYTSIVTERHAARLRQLLDDARSRGATLLTCGDVVGAGRQMALTVVTGVDEHMQLMQEEIFGPILPVLEYDSLDDALALVRRGERPLSLYAFGLGRGDQQRVLRETHAGGVTLNDWGWHVFQHDLPFGGSGNSGMGTYHAEEGFRELSHAKSVFKRRRWFPVGLFYPPYGNWVQRLSMRFYLGKGD
- a CDS encoding ABC transporter substrate-binding protein, whose product is MPHLPLPAGRCVRLRAFLRARLRGAAVAAIGLSALALAAAPAHAEAFKAPAECAALQAKYPQFKGKALVNAINPHTPGYETIDPKDPNKYIGFDIDLGETIGGCLGFTLTYKPVTFAALLTTLQAGQADIVISDIYATEERAKAADFITYSKVFDGVLVAKGNPKKITGINPSLCGTVAAENTGYVEVPLIQALAPQCKAVGKPEPEIQLYDNNQNCIQAILAGRADTYINDVNTVDSAVKAYPDKLEKAAAVTLPYSVGIAVPKGKTDFRDAVMAALVAIQKAGIQAELLKKNGLPVENLEAPRLLVAK